The following proteins are encoded in a genomic region of Paenibacillus sp. FSL H3-0469:
- a CDS encoding SDR family oxidoreductase, with translation MSQNGKVAIVTGASRGIGRQIAIQLAGSGIKVAVNYSSNRGKADEVVQIIKESGGEAVAVQGDVSKVSEVEALFSETIGQFGRVDIVVNNAGIMDCVPIADVTEEMFDRHFAVNVKGTYFACQQAMKHMERGGTIINFSTSVSGAMLPTYSVYAATKGAVEQLTRQLAKEFGVKDIVVNCVAPGQVSTELFLNGKSEELVDSFRRMNAFGRLGEPEDIANVIDLLVSDKARWITGQTIRVNGGFN, from the coding sequence ATGAGTCAGAACGGAAAAGTAGCCATCGTCACAGGTGCATCACGGGGGATCGGAAGACAAATCGCCATTCAATTGGCTGGATCAGGGATTAAAGTAGCTGTTAATTATTCATCTAATCGTGGAAAAGCGGACGAGGTCGTGCAAATCATTAAGGAGTCCGGCGGGGAAGCGGTAGCCGTTCAAGGTGACGTAAGTAAGGTCAGTGAGGTCGAAGCGCTTTTCTCGGAGACAATCGGGCAATTCGGGCGTGTCGATATTGTGGTGAATAATGCCGGAATTATGGACTGTGTGCCTATCGCAGATGTAACGGAGGAGATGTTCGACCGGCACTTTGCAGTAAATGTAAAAGGTACGTATTTCGCTTGCCAGCAAGCGATGAAGCATATGGAGCGGGGCGGAACGATTATCAACTTCTCGACCTCTGTATCGGGCGCGATGCTGCCGACCTATAGCGTATACGCCGCAACCAAAGGGGCAGTCGAGCAGTTAACCCGCCAGTTAGCGAAGGAATTCGGGGTGAAGGATATCGTCGTGAATTGCGTAGCACCCGGGCAGGTATCGACGGAGTTATTCCTGAACGGGAAATCCGAGGAGCTGGTGGATTCCTTCCGGCGGATGAATGCTTTTGGACGGCTTGGGGAGCCGGAGGATATTGCCAATGTGATCGACCTGCTCGTCAGTGACAAAGCCCGCTGGATCACGGGGCAGACGATTCGCGTCAACGGCGGGTTTAACTGA
- a CDS encoding AAA family ATPase, translated as MNKGMLLVLNGTSSSGKTSISAEVVKQKEIPFYHVSIDDFFMNYNDFINHKFPDEPVREIDHQVVSDILDDSICSVFYSTIKLLAEMGFNVIVDTVFDNDKRFNEFLDHFAGRTTLFVGVLCSREELIRREQARGDRQIGLADAQFDIVYCFDEYDLEVNTEEQTPAECAEAILSFIKCNKEYSAFQKLRKRSRP; from the coding sequence TTGAATAAAGGTATGTTGCTTGTTCTAAATGGAACCTCAAGCTCCGGGAAGACGTCCATCTCGGCTGAGGTTGTAAAGCAGAAAGAGATTCCGTTTTATCATGTTTCGATTGATGATTTTTTCATGAATTACAATGATTTCATTAATCATAAATTCCCGGATGAGCCAGTACGCGAAATCGACCATCAGGTGGTCTCGGATATCCTGGATGATTCCATCTGCTCCGTGTTCTATTCAACGATTAAGCTGTTAGCGGAAATGGGATTCAATGTCATCGTGGATACCGTATTCGACAACGACAAGAGATTTAATGAGTTTTTGGATCATTTTGCCGGCCGGACTACGTTATTTGTTGGCGTCCTATGCTCCCGGGAAGAGCTCATCCGAAGAGAGCAGGCCAGAGGGGACCGGCAGATTGGACTGGCGGATGCCCAGTTCGACATCGTGTATTGTTTTGATGAATATGACCTTGAAGTGAACACGGAAGAGCAGACTCCGGCAGAATGCGCAGAGGCAATACTAAGTTTCATTAAGTGCAATAAGGAGTATTCGGCGTTTCAGAAATTGCGTAAAAGGAGCCGCCCATGA
- a CDS encoding stalk domain-containing protein, which yields MIKKWTIALISSAFLMLPLTPGSSYAAEAQTSTTINNGQINNGRVLIPLRAVSENLDASVEWFQTDKVVKIKTGNSTIWLAANFKRVIIESAPSSEAPDTPAQKYVDLDTATQVINGTTYVPLRFVSQSLGATVMWNQLSKQATVTMGNKGLVVHMETPSIQIPEKNKISEARLKLLSDKLNQASNVSSIKSVNSTFKPYFTDKLIKSITQNKGLKTAGTYETPVTSPIYTSKNSATISQSVIVANGLTGEDQYAEDRTVSLIFANGTWKVDSVTKGSRVLISGFSDYYPQ from the coding sequence ATGATAAAAAAATGGACAATCGCATTGATTTCATCAGCATTTCTTATGCTACCTTTAACACCTGGGTCTAGTTATGCGGCAGAGGCACAAACATCTACAACGATTAACAATGGTCAAATAAACAACGGCCGAGTCTTAATCCCCTTACGTGCTGTCTCCGAAAATCTTGACGCAAGCGTGGAATGGTTTCAAACAGATAAAGTTGTTAAAATCAAAACCGGGAATTCGACGATATGGCTTGCAGCAAATTTCAAACGTGTGATTATTGAATCTGCTCCCTCAAGTGAAGCTCCAGATACACCAGCACAGAAATATGTCGATTTGGATACTGCTACACAAGTCATCAATGGAACCACTTATGTTCCTCTTCGTTTTGTTAGTCAGTCGTTAGGGGCAACGGTAATGTGGAACCAACTGTCTAAACAAGCTACAGTAACAATGGGCAACAAAGGATTGGTTGTTCATATGGAGACCCCGTCTATTCAAATTCCGGAAAAGAATAAAATTTCTGAAGCACGTTTGAAACTTCTATCTGATAAATTAAATCAAGCCTCAAATGTATCTTCAATTAAGAGTGTAAATTCAACCTTTAAACCGTACTTTACGGATAAATTAATTAAGTCTATTACTCAGAACAAAGGATTGAAAACAGCGGGTACTTATGAAACGCCTGTCACTTCACCTATTTATACCAGTAAGAATTCTGCCACAATTTCACAATCTGTAATAGTAGCGAATGGTCTTACAGGTGAAGATCAATATGCAGAGGATCGGACAGTCTCGCTAATATTCGCGAACGGAACTTGGAAGGTGGACAGCGTCACTAAGGGTTCTAGAGTTCTGATTTCGGGATTCTCTGATTATTATCCTCAGTAA
- a CDS encoding PRD domain-containing protein — protein MIIRQIFNNNVIRAEDQVGHEYVVIGNGLGFKKKPGQRVEEERIEKTFMLKPEKVPRKLIDLIGETSAEYFSLADEIIAYAKADMGDIFNDNIYITLIDHIHFAIARYRKSMNLKNALFWQIKRFYPKEFAIGVHALSLIHKHFDIEMDQDEASFIAMHFVNARQDGQEMQRTVEVTKAMSDIFGILADEYQVKLNENSFNYSRFLTHLQYFLQRMISGEQERSASGDNFLYDQIKVKFPQAFACTNKINHYLEETYGNAMSIDEKVYLTIHIQRVTSRDMNPLD, from the coding sequence ATGATTATCCGGCAGATTTTCAATAACAATGTCATTCGGGCTGAAGATCAGGTCGGACATGAATACGTTGTCATTGGGAACGGGTTAGGCTTTAAGAAGAAGCCGGGCCAGCGGGTCGAAGAGGAACGGATTGAGAAGACCTTCATGCTGAAGCCCGAGAAGGTACCCCGCAAATTGATTGATCTGATCGGTGAGACCTCGGCTGAATATTTCTCGCTGGCCGATGAGATTATTGCCTATGCCAAGGCCGATATGGGCGACATCTTCAATGACAATATATATATCACGTTAATTGACCATATTCATTTTGCGATTGCCCGCTACCGGAAGTCGATGAATCTGAAGAACGCGCTGTTCTGGCAGATCAAGCGGTTCTACCCCAAGGAGTTCGCTATTGGCGTACACGCGCTGAGTCTGATCCACAAGCACTTTGACATCGAGATGGATCAGGATGAGGCGAGCTTCATTGCGATGCACTTCGTGAATGCCCGTCAGGATGGGCAGGAGATGCAGCGGACGGTCGAGGTGACCAAGGCGATGAGCGATATCTTTGGTATTCTGGCGGACGAATATCAGGTCAAGCTTAACGAGAATTCGTTCAACTACTCCCGGTTCCTCACTCATCTCCAGTATTTCCTCCAGCGTATGATCAGCGGGGAACAGGAGCGGTCCGCATCCGGCGACAATTTCCTGTACGACCAGATTAAGGTGAAATTTCCGCAGGCTTTTGCATGTACGAATAAGATTAATCATTACCTGGAAGAGACCTACGGGAACGCCATGTCCATCGACGAGAAGGTGTATCTGACGATTCATATTCAGCGGGTTACTTCAAGAGATATGAACCCGTTGGATTAA
- a CDS encoding VOC family protein encodes MSVIGPDFISLQVSDLEGSAEFYQHYLGLIRSQAGPPHAVVFDTKPIAFALRDLLPGVELSKGTQPGLGVALWLYAPDAQDIHDKLAAAGVKITSEPIDGPFGRTFTFADPDGYLITLHSKG; translated from the coding sequence ATGTCAGTCATTGGACCCGATTTCATCTCACTTCAGGTGAGCGATCTTGAAGGCTCTGCTGAATTTTATCAACACTATCTTGGACTCATCCGTTCACAGGCGGGCCCGCCTCATGCGGTGGTTTTTGACACCAAGCCTATTGCATTTGCACTTCGTGACCTCCTGCCGGGAGTCGAACTCAGTAAGGGGACTCAGCCTGGACTTGGTGTTGCGCTATGGCTCTATGCTCCAGATGCGCAAGACATTCACGATAAACTCGCAGCAGCAGGCGTGAAAATTACATCCGAACCCATCGACGGCCCCTTCGGACGTACCTTTACCTTTGCTGATCCGGACGGTTACCTGATTACTCTGCATAGTAAAGGCTAA
- a CDS encoding GNAT family N-acetyltransferase: protein MNLEIIINLLIEPHEVPVLRELVGWEGRQADYPAVFERCNFWAGVRDEQSQQLIAFGYVAGMGLQHGYMEDILVHPEFQRKGLGQALVKRLLQEAEHVGLEIVTLTYDTKHTSFYTGCGFTACAGGVWRRQG, encoded by the coding sequence ATGAACCTTGAGATCATCATCAATCTCCTGATCGAACCGCATGAAGTACCAGTGTTAAGGGAACTCGTGGGGTGGGAGGGCAGGCAGGCGGATTACCCTGCTGTATTCGAGCGCTGCAACTTCTGGGCAGGCGTGAGGGATGAACAAAGCCAGCAGCTAATAGCGTTCGGTTATGTTGCTGGAATGGGCTTGCAGCATGGCTATATGGAGGACATCCTCGTGCATCCTGAATTTCAGAGGAAGGGATTGGGGCAAGCCCTGGTAAAGAGATTACTTCAGGAAGCGGAGCATGTCGGGTTGGAGATTGTAACCCTGACCTACGATACCAAGCATACGTCCTTTTACACCGGATGCGGATTTACCGCTTGTGCAGGAGGCGTCTGGAGGAGACAAGGCTGA